The following are encoded together in the Mesoplodon densirostris isolate mMesDen1 chromosome 2, mMesDen1 primary haplotype, whole genome shotgun sequence genome:
- the ZNF644 gene encoding zinc finger protein 644 isoform X3 translates to MDDLKINTDITGAKEELLDDNSFISDKESGVHKPKDCQTSFQKNNTFTLPEELSKDKSEKALSGGQSTLFIHAGAPTVSSENFILPKGAAVNGPVSHPLNKTSNMNKGSVSLTTGQPVDQPMTESCSTLKVAADLQLSTPQKASQHQVLFLLSDVAHAKNPTHSIKKLPTSASIGCDIQNSVGSNIKSDSTLINQVEVGEDSEDLLVKDDCVSTLTGISSGTDEFRSENDTNWDPQKEFIQFLMTNEDTVDKAPVHSKVGLEKKRKRKMDVSKITRYTEDCFNDSNCVPNKSKMLEVDFMEQNEELQAIDSQKYALSKVKPESTDEDLESVDTFQHLIYNPDKCGEDSSPVHTGTFLSNTLKKKCEESDSESPATFSTEEPSFYPCTKCNVNFREKKHLHRHMMYHLDGNSHFRHLNVPRPYACRECGRTFRDRNSLLKHMIIHQERRQKLMEEIRELKELQDEGRSARLQCPQCVFGTNCPKTFVQHAKTHEKDKRYYCCEECNFMAVTENELECHRGIAHGAVVKCPIVSSDVAQRKTQKKTFMKDPIIGSSKKSATYICKMCPFTTSARSILKKHMEYLHSSSCIDSFGSPLGLDKKKSDIIEEPIDTDSPKPLTKQQSTTFPKNSALKQDVKRTFGSSSQSSHFSKFHKRPHRIQKARKSIAQSGVNVCNQNNSPHKTVMIKSSIDQKPKYFHQAAKEKSNAKANSNYLYRHKYENYRMIKKSGESYPLHFKKEEASSLNSLHLFSSSSNSHNNSFISDPHNSDTKRPESFRDHRRVAVKRVVKDSKKQSSVRGEDLDSYPDFLHKMTVVVLQKLNSAEKKDSYETEDESSWDNVELGDYTTQTIEDETYNDINQEHVNLFPLFKSKVEGQEPGENATLSYDQNDGFYFEYYEDAGTNNFLHEIHDPQHLENAETSLSKHSSVFHWTDLSLEKKSCPYCPATFETGVGLSNHVRGHLHRAGLSYEARHVVSPEQIATSDKMQHFKRTGTGTPVKRVRKAIEKSETTSEHTCQLCGGWFDTKIGLSNHVRGHLKRLGKTKWDAHKSPICVLNEMMQNEEKYEKILKALNSRRIIPRPFVAQKLASSDDFLSQNVIPLEAYRNGLKTEALSVSASEEEGLSFLNEYDETKPELPSGKKNQSLTLIELLKNKRMGEEKNSSISPQKIHNQTARKRFVQKCVLPLNEDSPLMYQPQKMDFTMHSALDCKQKKSRSRSGSKKKMLTLPHGADEVYILRCRFCGLVFRGPLSVQEDWIKHLQRHIVNANLPRTGAGMVEVTSLLKKPASITETSFSLLMAEAAS, encoded by the exons CTACTCTATTTATACATGCTGGTGCTCCTACTGTTTCTAGTGAAAACTTTATCTTGCCTAAAGGAGCTGCTGTTAATGGACCAGTTTCACACCCCTTAAATAAGACTTCCAATATGAATAAAGGCAGTGTTTcattaaccactggacagcctgTGGATCAGCCAATGACAGAATCTTGTTCAACTTTGAAGGTGGCAGCTGATCTTCAGCTCTCTACACCACAGAAAGCAAGTCAACaccaagttttatttttgttatcagATGTAGCACATGCTAAGAATCCAACCCATTCCATTAAAAAACTACCTACCTCTGCTTCAATTGGTTGTGACATTCAGAATTCAGTAGGGAGTAATATAAAGTCAGATAGCACTTTAATAAATCAAGTAGAGGTGGGTGAAGATAGTGAAGATTTATTGGTAAAAGATGATTGTGTCAGCACATTAACAGGAATTTCCTCAGGTACAGATGAATTTAGGTCAGAAAATGATACAAACTGGGATCCCCAAAAAGAGTTCATTCAGTTTCTTATGACGAATGAAGACACAGTGGATAAAGCTCCAGTTCACTCTAAAGTAGgtctagaaaaaaagagaaagcgaAAAATGGATGTAAGCAAGATAACTCGTTATACTGAGGATTGCTTTAATGATTCTAACTGTGTACCCAATAAATCAAAAATGCTAGAAGTAGACTTTatggaacagaatgaagaacTGCAAGCAATAGACTCACAGAAATATGCATTATCAAAAGTGAAACCTGAATCAACCGATGAAGACTTGGAATCTGTGGATACTTTTCAACATCTAATTTATAACCCAGATAAGTGCGGAGAAGACAGTTCACCTGTTCATACTGGCACTTTTCTTTCAAAtaccttaaaaaagaaatgtgaagaaaGTGATTCCGAGTCACCTGCTACTTTCAGCACCGAAGAGCCATCATTCTACCCCTGTACAAAGTGCAATGTGAATTTTAGGGAGAAAAAGCATCTCCACAGGCATATGATGTATCATTTAGATGGAAATAGTCACTTTCGACATCTTAACGTCCCAAGGCCATATGCTTGTAGAGAATGTGGACGGACATTTCGAGATCGGAACTCGCTACTAAAGCATATGATTATTCAccaagaaagaagacagaaattgATGGAGGAAATTCGTGAATTGAAAGAACTTCAAGATGAAGGAAGAAGTGCACGATTACAATGCCCTCAGTGTGTGTTTGGTACCAATTGCCCTAAAACATTTGTGCAACATGCTAAAACCcatgaaaaagataaaaggtaCTACTGCTGTGAAGAGTGTAACTTTATGGCAGTGACAGAAAATGAATTGGAATGCCATCGAGGAATTGCCCATGGAGCAGTGGTAAAATGCCCTATTGTCAGTTCTGATGTAGCCCAGAGAAAAACGCAAAAAAAGACTTTCATGAAGGACCCCATTATAGGATCATCCAAAAAATCAGCTACCTATATATGTAAGATGTGTCCTTTTACTACTTCAGCCaggagtattttaaaaaaacacatggagtACTTGCATTCATCATCATGCATTGATTCATTTGGCAGTCCTCTTGgacttgataaaaaaaaaagcgaCATAATCGAAGAACCTATAGATACAGATAGTCCTAAACCATTAACTAAACAACAGTCAACAACAtttccaaagaactctgctttaaaaCAAGATGTAAAGCGAACATTTGGATCATCCTCACAATCAAGTCATTTTTCAAAATTCCATAAACGGCCACACAGAATACAAAAAGCTCGGAAAAGCATTGCCCAGTCAGGTGTAAATGTGTGCAATCAAAACAATTCTCCTCACAAGACTGTTATGATTAAAAGCAGCATTGACCAAAAACCTAAGTATTTCCATcaggcagcaaaagaaaaatctaatGCCAAGGCAAATAGCAACTATTTATATAGACATAAATATGAAAACTACAGGATGATCAAAAAATCAGGTGAATCATATCCTCTgcatttcaaaaaagaggaagctAGTTCGTTAAATTCTTTACATCTGTTTTCATCATCAagtaattctcacaacaatagTTTTATTTCAGACCCTCATAACTCTGATACCAAAAGGCCAGAAAGCTTCAGAGACCACAGGCGTGTAGCTGTAAAGAGAGTAGTTAAGGATTCTAAGAAGCAAAGTTCTGTTCGAGGAGAAGACTTGGATAGCTATCCAGATTTCTTGCATAAAATGACCGTTGTCGTTCTGCAAAAACTTAATTCTGCTGAAAAGAAAGATAGCTATGAAACAGAAGATGAAAGTTCCTGGGACAATGTTGAGCTAGGTGACTACACTACACAGACTATAGAAGATGAAACCTATAATGATATTAATCAAGAACATGTAAACCTATTCCCTCTATTTAAAAGCAAGGTGGAAGGTCAAGAGCCTGGAGAAAATGCTACACTTAGTTATGATCAAAACGATggcttttattttgaatattatgaaGATGCTGGAACTAATAACTTTTTGCATGAGATACATGATCCTCAGCatttagaaaatgcagaaactTCATTGTCAAAGCATAGTTCTGTTTTTCACTGGACTGATTTGTCTCTTGAGAAGAAATCGTGTCCTTACTGCCCAGCAACATTTGAAACAGGCGTTGGGTTGTCAAATCATGTCCGGGGACATCTTCACAGAGCAGGATTAAGCTATGAAGCCCGTCATGTTGTATCACCAGAACAAATAGCCACAAGTGACAAAATGCAACATTTCAAAAGAACTGGCACAGGAACACCTGTTAAGCGAGTTAGAAAAG ctatagAGAAGTCTGAAACCACTTCTGAACACACTTGTCAGCTCTGTGGTGGTTGGTTTGATACTAAAATTGGATTATCAAATCATGTTAGAGGCCACCTGAAAAGACTTGGGAAGACCAAGTGGGATGCTCACAAATCTCCAATCTGTGTTCTGAATGAGATGatgcaaaatgaagaaaaatatgaaaaaatcttAAAGGCATTGAACAGTCGTCGTATTATTCCTAGACCATTTGTAGCTCAAAAACTTGCATCAAGTGATGACTTTCTATCTCAAAATGTTATACCTCTTGAAGCATACCGTAATGGCCTAAAGACTGAAGCTTTATCAGTGTCTGCATCAGAGGAAGAAGGGCTGAGTTTCTTAAATGAATATGATGAAACAAAGCCAGAACTGCCTAGTGGAAAAAAGAATCAGTCTCTTACACTGATAGaactgcttaaaaataaaaggatgggagaagaaaagaattctTCTATTTCTCCTCAAAAGATCCATAATCAAACTGCAAGAAAGAGATTTGTTCAGAAATGTGTTCTTCCACTAAATGAAGATAGTCCATTGATGTACCAACCACAAAAAATGGACTTCACTATGCACTCAG cTTTAGATTGTAAGCAAAAGAAATCAAGGTCAAGATCCGGAAGCAAGAAGAAAATGCTAACATTACCTCATGGTGCTGACGAGGTTTACATTCTCCGATGCAG GTTTTGTGGCCTAGTCTTTCGTGGACCATTGTCTGTTCAGGAAGACTGGATTAAGCACTTACAACGACACATTGTAAACGCTAATCTTCCACGGACTGGAGCTGGCATGGTGGAAGTCACGTCACTACTCAAAAAGCCTGCCTCCATTACAGAAACTTCATTTTCTCTACTAATGGCAGAAGCAGCTTCATAG
- the ZNF644 gene encoding zinc finger protein 644 isoform X1 codes for MRLFLQRDVNKTKSRLNVLNGLANNMDDLKINTDITGAKEELLDDNSFISDKESGVHKPKDCQTSFQKNNTFTLPEELSKDKSEKALSGGQSTLFIHAGAPTVSSENFILPKGAAVNGPVSHPLNKTSNMNKGSVSLTTGQPVDQPMTESCSTLKVAADLQLSTPQKASQHQVLFLLSDVAHAKNPTHSIKKLPTSASIGCDIQNSVGSNIKSDSTLINQVEVGEDSEDLLVKDDCVSTLTGISSGTDEFRSENDTNWDPQKEFIQFLMTNEDTVDKAPVHSKVGLEKKRKRKMDVSKITRYTEDCFNDSNCVPNKSKMLEVDFMEQNEELQAIDSQKYALSKVKPESTDEDLESVDTFQHLIYNPDKCGEDSSPVHTGTFLSNTLKKKCEESDSESPATFSTEEPSFYPCTKCNVNFREKKHLHRHMMYHLDGNSHFRHLNVPRPYACRECGRTFRDRNSLLKHMIIHQERRQKLMEEIRELKELQDEGRSARLQCPQCVFGTNCPKTFVQHAKTHEKDKRYYCCEECNFMAVTENELECHRGIAHGAVVKCPIVSSDVAQRKTQKKTFMKDPIIGSSKKSATYICKMCPFTTSARSILKKHMEYLHSSSCIDSFGSPLGLDKKKSDIIEEPIDTDSPKPLTKQQSTTFPKNSALKQDVKRTFGSSSQSSHFSKFHKRPHRIQKARKSIAQSGVNVCNQNNSPHKTVMIKSSIDQKPKYFHQAAKEKSNAKANSNYLYRHKYENYRMIKKSGESYPLHFKKEEASSLNSLHLFSSSSNSHNNSFISDPHNSDTKRPESFRDHRRVAVKRVVKDSKKQSSVRGEDLDSYPDFLHKMTVVVLQKLNSAEKKDSYETEDESSWDNVELGDYTTQTIEDETYNDINQEHVNLFPLFKSKVEGQEPGENATLSYDQNDGFYFEYYEDAGTNNFLHEIHDPQHLENAETSLSKHSSVFHWTDLSLEKKSCPYCPATFETGVGLSNHVRGHLHRAGLSYEARHVVSPEQIATSDKMQHFKRTGTGTPVKRVRKAIEKSETTSEHTCQLCGGWFDTKIGLSNHVRGHLKRLGKTKWDAHKSPICVLNEMMQNEEKYEKILKALNSRRIIPRPFVAQKLASSDDFLSQNVIPLEAYRNGLKTEALSVSASEEEGLSFLNEYDETKPELPSGKKNQSLTLIELLKNKRMGEEKNSSISPQKIHNQTARKRFVQKCVLPLNEDSPLMYQPQKMDFTMHSALDCKQKKSRSRSGSKKKMLTLPHGADEVYILRCRFCGLVFRGPLSVQEDWIKHLQRHIVNANLPRTGAGMVEVTSLLKKPASITETSFSLLMAEAAS; via the exons CTACTCTATTTATACATGCTGGTGCTCCTACTGTTTCTAGTGAAAACTTTATCTTGCCTAAAGGAGCTGCTGTTAATGGACCAGTTTCACACCCCTTAAATAAGACTTCCAATATGAATAAAGGCAGTGTTTcattaaccactggacagcctgTGGATCAGCCAATGACAGAATCTTGTTCAACTTTGAAGGTGGCAGCTGATCTTCAGCTCTCTACACCACAGAAAGCAAGTCAACaccaagttttatttttgttatcagATGTAGCACATGCTAAGAATCCAACCCATTCCATTAAAAAACTACCTACCTCTGCTTCAATTGGTTGTGACATTCAGAATTCAGTAGGGAGTAATATAAAGTCAGATAGCACTTTAATAAATCAAGTAGAGGTGGGTGAAGATAGTGAAGATTTATTGGTAAAAGATGATTGTGTCAGCACATTAACAGGAATTTCCTCAGGTACAGATGAATTTAGGTCAGAAAATGATACAAACTGGGATCCCCAAAAAGAGTTCATTCAGTTTCTTATGACGAATGAAGACACAGTGGATAAAGCTCCAGTTCACTCTAAAGTAGgtctagaaaaaaagagaaagcgaAAAATGGATGTAAGCAAGATAACTCGTTATACTGAGGATTGCTTTAATGATTCTAACTGTGTACCCAATAAATCAAAAATGCTAGAAGTAGACTTTatggaacagaatgaagaacTGCAAGCAATAGACTCACAGAAATATGCATTATCAAAAGTGAAACCTGAATCAACCGATGAAGACTTGGAATCTGTGGATACTTTTCAACATCTAATTTATAACCCAGATAAGTGCGGAGAAGACAGTTCACCTGTTCATACTGGCACTTTTCTTTCAAAtaccttaaaaaagaaatgtgaagaaaGTGATTCCGAGTCACCTGCTACTTTCAGCACCGAAGAGCCATCATTCTACCCCTGTACAAAGTGCAATGTGAATTTTAGGGAGAAAAAGCATCTCCACAGGCATATGATGTATCATTTAGATGGAAATAGTCACTTTCGACATCTTAACGTCCCAAGGCCATATGCTTGTAGAGAATGTGGACGGACATTTCGAGATCGGAACTCGCTACTAAAGCATATGATTATTCAccaagaaagaagacagaaattgATGGAGGAAATTCGTGAATTGAAAGAACTTCAAGATGAAGGAAGAAGTGCACGATTACAATGCCCTCAGTGTGTGTTTGGTACCAATTGCCCTAAAACATTTGTGCAACATGCTAAAACCcatgaaaaagataaaaggtaCTACTGCTGTGAAGAGTGTAACTTTATGGCAGTGACAGAAAATGAATTGGAATGCCATCGAGGAATTGCCCATGGAGCAGTGGTAAAATGCCCTATTGTCAGTTCTGATGTAGCCCAGAGAAAAACGCAAAAAAAGACTTTCATGAAGGACCCCATTATAGGATCATCCAAAAAATCAGCTACCTATATATGTAAGATGTGTCCTTTTACTACTTCAGCCaggagtattttaaaaaaacacatggagtACTTGCATTCATCATCATGCATTGATTCATTTGGCAGTCCTCTTGgacttgataaaaaaaaaagcgaCATAATCGAAGAACCTATAGATACAGATAGTCCTAAACCATTAACTAAACAACAGTCAACAACAtttccaaagaactctgctttaaaaCAAGATGTAAAGCGAACATTTGGATCATCCTCACAATCAAGTCATTTTTCAAAATTCCATAAACGGCCACACAGAATACAAAAAGCTCGGAAAAGCATTGCCCAGTCAGGTGTAAATGTGTGCAATCAAAACAATTCTCCTCACAAGACTGTTATGATTAAAAGCAGCATTGACCAAAAACCTAAGTATTTCCATcaggcagcaaaagaaaaatctaatGCCAAGGCAAATAGCAACTATTTATATAGACATAAATATGAAAACTACAGGATGATCAAAAAATCAGGTGAATCATATCCTCTgcatttcaaaaaagaggaagctAGTTCGTTAAATTCTTTACATCTGTTTTCATCATCAagtaattctcacaacaatagTTTTATTTCAGACCCTCATAACTCTGATACCAAAAGGCCAGAAAGCTTCAGAGACCACAGGCGTGTAGCTGTAAAGAGAGTAGTTAAGGATTCTAAGAAGCAAAGTTCTGTTCGAGGAGAAGACTTGGATAGCTATCCAGATTTCTTGCATAAAATGACCGTTGTCGTTCTGCAAAAACTTAATTCTGCTGAAAAGAAAGATAGCTATGAAACAGAAGATGAAAGTTCCTGGGACAATGTTGAGCTAGGTGACTACACTACACAGACTATAGAAGATGAAACCTATAATGATATTAATCAAGAACATGTAAACCTATTCCCTCTATTTAAAAGCAAGGTGGAAGGTCAAGAGCCTGGAGAAAATGCTACACTTAGTTATGATCAAAACGATggcttttattttgaatattatgaaGATGCTGGAACTAATAACTTTTTGCATGAGATACATGATCCTCAGCatttagaaaatgcagaaactTCATTGTCAAAGCATAGTTCTGTTTTTCACTGGACTGATTTGTCTCTTGAGAAGAAATCGTGTCCTTACTGCCCAGCAACATTTGAAACAGGCGTTGGGTTGTCAAATCATGTCCGGGGACATCTTCACAGAGCAGGATTAAGCTATGAAGCCCGTCATGTTGTATCACCAGAACAAATAGCCACAAGTGACAAAATGCAACATTTCAAAAGAACTGGCACAGGAACACCTGTTAAGCGAGTTAGAAAAG ctatagAGAAGTCTGAAACCACTTCTGAACACACTTGTCAGCTCTGTGGTGGTTGGTTTGATACTAAAATTGGATTATCAAATCATGTTAGAGGCCACCTGAAAAGACTTGGGAAGACCAAGTGGGATGCTCACAAATCTCCAATCTGTGTTCTGAATGAGATGatgcaaaatgaagaaaaatatgaaaaaatcttAAAGGCATTGAACAGTCGTCGTATTATTCCTAGACCATTTGTAGCTCAAAAACTTGCATCAAGTGATGACTTTCTATCTCAAAATGTTATACCTCTTGAAGCATACCGTAATGGCCTAAAGACTGAAGCTTTATCAGTGTCTGCATCAGAGGAAGAAGGGCTGAGTTTCTTAAATGAATATGATGAAACAAAGCCAGAACTGCCTAGTGGAAAAAAGAATCAGTCTCTTACACTGATAGaactgcttaaaaataaaaggatgggagaagaaaagaattctTCTATTTCTCCTCAAAAGATCCATAATCAAACTGCAAGAAAGAGATTTGTTCAGAAATGTGTTCTTCCACTAAATGAAGATAGTCCATTGATGTACCAACCACAAAAAATGGACTTCACTATGCACTCAG cTTTAGATTGTAAGCAAAAGAAATCAAGGTCAAGATCCGGAAGCAAGAAGAAAATGCTAACATTACCTCATGGTGCTGACGAGGTTTACATTCTCCGATGCAG GTTTTGTGGCCTAGTCTTTCGTGGACCATTGTCTGTTCAGGAAGACTGGATTAAGCACTTACAACGACACATTGTAAACGCTAATCTTCCACGGACTGGAGCTGGCATGGTGGAAGTCACGTCACTACTCAAAAAGCCTGCCTCCATTACAGAAACTTCATTTTCTCTACTAATGGCAGAAGCAGCTTCATAG